Proteins encoded in a region of the Candidatus Babeliales bacterium genome:
- a CDS encoding phage tail tube protein, which yields MALDIGRKGWAGIALEATPGVPVPQTDVVPFTENTLMAKHEPIPNEAAYGVREKTFDAVIGKKWSEGSISINADMDDTGLFLYAALGTNTPANVAGSVYDHTMVRNNSNTPKTMTVTQARGSVDKQYYPNVAVKTLEFSVSDALVEAKASLLGRFPITTTSGSLTTASGGIYSFADSRFAFGTTVAAAGSASNLKPHDFKLTLENNTTAVFRHGSAEPDTINHGEFEATVEASLYFEGTTQRDDFYALNRNAASWKVNGPGIGGGYSSSLEVRMYRTYYEDFPLETGLSDFYAVKFKLRCAYDNANSASVDAVLRNTRSSY from the coding sequence ATGGCACTAGATATCGGAAGAAAAGGATGGGCTGGAATCGCACTGGAGGCAACTCCTGGTGTACCTGTGCCACAGACTGATGTAGTACCATTCACCGAGAATACTCTCATGGCCAAGCATGAGCCGATTCCTAATGAGGCAGCTTATGGTGTCCGAGAGAAGACCTTCGATGCTGTGATCGGCAAGAAGTGGTCTGAAGGATCGATCTCAATCAATGCCGACATGGATGACACAGGGCTCTTCCTGTATGCAGCACTCGGCACAAACACTCCAGCCAATGTCGCTGGCTCAGTTTATGATCACACAATGGTCCGCAATAACAGCAACACTCCGAAGACCATGACAGTCACTCAAGCTCGTGGATCTGTGGATAAGCAGTACTATCCTAATGTCGCAGTGAAGACTCTGGAATTCAGTGTGAGTGATGCACTGGTAGAAGCGAAGGCATCATTGCTCGGTCGCTTCCCAATCACTACCACTTCAGGAAGCCTCACAACCGCTTCAGGCGGTATCTACAGCTTCGCTGACTCTCGCTTCGCATTCGGCACTACAGTCGCTGCAGCAGGGTCTGCAAGCAATCTGAAGCCACATGACTTCAAGCTCACACTCGAGAACAACACCACAGCAGTATTCCGACATGGATCTGCAGAGCCTGACACTATCAATCATGGCGAATTCGAAGCAACTGTCGAAGCCTCACTATACTTCGAAGGTACTACTCAAAGGGATGACTTCTATGCTCTCAACAGGAATGCTGCAAGCTGGAAGGTCAATGGTCCTGGGATCGGTGGCGGATATAGCTCTAGCCTTGAGGTGAGAATGTATCGTACATACTACGAAGACTTCCCTCTCGAGACTGGACTCTCCGACTTCTACGCTGTGAAATTCAAGCTCCGTTGTGCATATGACAATGCCAACTCAGCCAGTGTCGATGCTGTCTTGAGGAATACACGATCAAGCTACTAA
- a CDS encoding phage portal protein, with the protein MGFAKDAYTRIVLKPLADYLGDLAKADGKASSSGMQAVLRDRLPFSNPYPTGRTKPGSTNGIDFATLRRFSVQYDVARAAINRRKRQLNALDWDIVNAEKDDQTDNSATIKQVKKDFKSIGGYRVRFREFIDTLVDDLLTLDAMVLYKRPTVDGSLYSLEPVDAATIVLELDDSGSTPMPPDVAYRQIIHGKQVAEFTADEMYYEMMNSRTYTPYGLAPLESLVLGVSAALKSDIYNVHLLTEGNIPEGFFGVPEAWTPDQIKEFQALWDAALSGDTRAMSKMKFVPSGKGATGYTPAVKPEDMRYKELQEWLMQKTCMLFEIQPQELGFTDSVNKSTGEVQQDIGINTGLRPLAEFFQEIFTDVIQVDMGFENLAFKYTGLDQTDERGTAETNEILIRSGQRTVDEVRQEQGQKPLGVDKPFVLGNPTFIDAESQKTRADAAAALTSLAAGGGEDDKPDPKDPEEDRKDPENGDVPAEQKEKSAEQNHIQLVTELRAFRKYAVNRKKDGKALRAFKSDVLPQNVVDEMNTKLSKAADAEAVRAIFKDYMADYQVQFLAEVTNLRKSLSRVV; encoded by the coding sequence ATGGGATTCGCAAAAGATGCATACACCCGAATAGTACTGAAGCCACTGGCTGACTATCTCGGAGATCTTGCAAAAGCAGATGGCAAGGCCAGCTCATCAGGCATGCAAGCGGTACTTCGTGACCGACTGCCATTCAGCAATCCATATCCAACTGGCCGAACAAAGCCAGGCTCTACCAATGGGATCGACTTCGCAACACTCCGCAGATTCTCTGTGCAGTATGATGTGGCCCGAGCAGCAATCAATCGCAGGAAGCGACAGCTCAATGCTCTCGACTGGGATATTGTCAATGCTGAGAAGGATGATCAGACTGATAACTCAGCCACAATCAAGCAGGTCAAGAAGGACTTCAAATCAATCGGTGGATATCGTGTCCGCTTCCGAGAGTTTATCGATACACTAGTCGATGATCTTTTGACACTGGATGCGATGGTCCTGTACAAGCGACCGACTGTCGATGGCAGCCTCTACTCTCTCGAGCCTGTCGATGCAGCCACCATTGTGCTCGAGCTTGATGACTCGGGCTCTACTCCTATGCCTCCTGATGTAGCATACCGACAGATCATTCATGGCAAGCAAGTCGCTGAATTCACAGCCGATGAGATGTACTACGAGATGATGAATTCTCGGACCTACACACCATATGGCCTCGCTCCGCTTGAGAGCCTGGTGCTCGGTGTCTCCGCTGCCCTGAAGTCTGATATCTACAATGTCCACCTGCTCACTGAAGGCAACATTCCAGAGGGCTTCTTCGGTGTGCCTGAAGCATGGACACCAGACCAGATCAAAGAATTCCAGGCACTGTGGGATGCAGCATTGTCTGGCGATACTCGTGCCATGAGCAAGATGAAATTCGTGCCATCTGGCAAGGGTGCTACTGGCTACACTCCAGCAGTCAAGCCTGAAGACATGCGATACAAAGAGCTGCAGGAATGGCTGATGCAGAAGACCTGCATGCTATTCGAGATCCAGCCACAGGAGCTCGGCTTCACTGACTCTGTGAACAAGAGCACAGGTGAGGTACAGCAAGACATCGGTATCAATACTGGCCTCCGACCACTAGCAGAATTCTTCCAGGAGATCTTCACCGATGTGATCCAGGTAGACATGGGCTTCGAGAATCTCGCCTTCAAATACACTGGCCTTGACCAGACTGATGAGCGTGGTACTGCAGAGACCAATGAGATCCTGATCCGCTCTGGCCAGCGTACTGTGGATGAGGTCCGACAAGAGCAAGGTCAGAAGCCTCTCGGTGTGGACAAACCATTCGTACTCGGCAATCCGACATTCATCGATGCAGAGTCACAGAAGACTCGAGCAGATGCTGCAGCAGCTCTCACAAGTCTGGCTGCAGGTGGTGGCGAAGATGACAAGCCAGATCCAAAAGATCCAGAAGAAGACCGCAAAGATCCTGAGAATGGTGATGTGCCTGCAGAGCAGAAGGAGAAGTCGGCCGAGCAGAATCACATCCAGCTAGTCACTGAGCTTCGAGCATTCCGCAAGTATGCTGTCAATCGCAAGAAGGATGGCAAGGCTCTCAGAGCATTCAAGTCTGATGTGCTGCCTCAAAATGTAGTGGATGAGATGAATACCAAGCTCAGCAAAGCTGCAGATGCTGAGGCGGTCCGAGCAATCTTCAAAGACTACATGGCAGATTATCAGGTGCAATTCCTTGCCGAAGTCACCAACCTTCGGAAGAGCCTGAGCCGAGTGGTATGA
- a CDS encoding peptidoglycan recognition family protein, giving the protein MGKVAQPNIRWRGAHPNNFTVGRPGGGLNGDQTFHHVVGTRESAVIVFNNPTRGASSHFVVGGDIIDQCVAIQDTAWCDGNWDHNIRAITVEHEGGQNGNGPYSAEMYERAAQLCAWLRDNYGITRYVRHRDVSLKSTACPGGLDVEAIWNRASQIIAEANKPAAQPEWLKNRTPLSGKVYAQIDGLRLINLNDPNQYADSRVFPRNTSFDIGSQTTVGGVKYLITVSSTGTNTPNGIRLSEVAQTPYVPPQQPAPQPTTPEWKDSLIDEPNRPMYVIRETLLIDLENGRPALDSKSQEIRFQAGAVIADVSAHTIVAGKTYYLTEYSFSKGIGRGILANDLSLSADSTPPGTPANPSVEDRLSALEKIVKAIVDFLSGIFSGFKINK; this is encoded by the coding sequence ATGGGTAAAGTAGCACAACCAAATATAAGATGGAGGGGAGCACACCCCAACAACTTCACTGTCGGTCGGCCAGGCGGAGGGCTCAATGGCGACCAGACATTCCACCATGTAGTCGGTACTCGAGAGAGTGCTGTGATCGTATTCAATAACCCGACTCGTGGAGCGAGCTCTCACTTCGTTGTCGGTGGAGATATTATCGATCAGTGTGTGGCGATCCAAGATACAGCCTGGTGTGATGGCAACTGGGATCACAACATCCGAGCGATCACTGTCGAGCATGAGGGTGGCCAGAATGGGAATGGTCCATACTCTGCAGAGATGTATGAGCGAGCAGCTCAGCTCTGTGCATGGCTTCGTGACAATTATGGGATCACTCGATATGTCCGACATCGTGATGTATCACTGAAGAGCACAGCCTGCCCTGGTGGTCTCGATGTCGAGGCGATCTGGAATCGTGCTTCTCAGATCATTGCTGAAGCTAACAAGCCTGCAGCACAACCTGAATGGCTGAAGAATCGTACTCCGCTGAGTGGCAAGGTCTATGCTCAGATCGATGGTCTTCGCTTGATCAATCTCAATGATCCGAATCAGTATGCCGACAGCCGAGTATTCCCTCGCAATACGAGCTTCGATATCGGATCTCAGACAACTGTCGGAGGTGTGAAGTACCTGATCACAGTCAGCTCTACTGGTACGAATACCCCGAATGGTATCCGCTTATCTGAAGTGGCTCAGACTCCATATGTGCCACCACAGCAGCCAGCTCCACAACCGACCACACCTGAGTGGAAGGACAGTCTGATCGATGAGCCGAATCGACCAATGTATGTGATCCGAGAGACACTACTGATCGACCTCGAGAATGGTCGGCCAGCACTTGACAGTAAGAGCCAGGAGATCCGCTTCCAAGCTGGAGCGGTCATCGCTGATGTGTCTGCTCATACGATCGTAGCTGGCAAGACCTACTACCTGACTGAGTACAGCTTCAGCAAGGGGATCGGCCGAGGTATCCTGGCCAATGATCTGAGCTTGTCCGCAGACAGTACTCCTCCAGGCACACCTGCAAATCCGAGTGTGGAAGATCGACTGTCTGCACTAGAGAAGATCGTCAAAGCGATCGTGGACTTCCTGAGTGGAATCTTCAGTGGATTCAAGATCAATAAATAA
- a CDS encoding HK97 family phage prohead protease — protein MKKPLHITIPITKVDEEQRMVYGYATVEELDSHGEIITYEASKKAFSNWIGNIREMHQDIAVGKAIDIEFDDDAKGVWIGAKISESTDGENAWTKVKEGVLAGFSIGGRVNDCKMTQMMIDGKKKMVNVIDDYDLGETSLVDNPAVASATFQIIKSKGGKLFHEESFEKQLGRHVAWWEKQFHYSDSQNIMKGSVMVYNEDSMGKQDTLAKSLWQGAMLADLAMCLSDYIFWQSYDGEKDLSALKSALEAIQAAAAEEILEPENFPDYEESIANAAKALNIKKSEELITMSKQVRDRAKSVTGAEDRDADAAVVTTAEDNGRPVNDTADRAAEAGVPVAGTEVEQEVVGDDGKPTGEKETVVQPLVNAEGEELVEVDEEGNEVVADADDSEEEDPADDPEDAEEEEPETPAADDKSGKDGKGKQKKFAPKATIQKSTEQSDLAKMVASAVADGIAKAVEPLKEEIASLRKQPAASKVRKTYTVKKGEDVENPNDPDPNSEEGKNQKHMDGLLKRADELAADPAVGTHDERLKVAFELRKYSRLLDPESRAKHASVRASFRQ, from the coding sequence ATGAAGAAGCCACTACACATCACGATCCCGATCACCAAAGTCGATGAAGAGCAGCGGATGGTATATGGATATGCCACTGTCGAGGAGCTCGATTCTCATGGTGAGATCATCACATACGAGGCCAGCAAGAAGGCATTCAGCAACTGGATCGGCAACATCAGAGAGATGCATCAAGATATTGCTGTCGGCAAGGCCATCGATATTGAATTCGATGATGATGCAAAGGGTGTATGGATCGGAGCGAAGATCTCCGAATCTACCGATGGCGAGAATGCCTGGACCAAAGTCAAAGAAGGTGTGCTTGCTGGCTTCAGTATCGGAGGCCGAGTCAATGATTGCAAGATGACTCAGATGATGATCGATGGCAAAAAGAAGATGGTCAATGTGATCGATGATTATGATCTCGGTGAGACTTCCCTTGTGGATAATCCTGCTGTGGCCTCTGCCACATTCCAGATCATCAAGTCAAAGGGTGGCAAGCTATTCCACGAGGAGAGCTTCGAGAAGCAACTCGGCCGACATGTCGCATGGTGGGAGAAGCAATTCCACTATTCGGATTCGCAGAACATTATGAAGGGATCGGTCATGGTATACAATGAAGATAGTATGGGCAAACAAGACACACTCGCAAAAAGCCTATGGCAAGGAGCAATGCTTGCCGATCTTGCTATGTGTTTGTCAGATTATATTTTCTGGCAATCATACGATGGCGAGAAGGATCTGTCTGCTCTAAAGTCTGCCCTCGAAGCTATCCAAGCTGCTGCTGCTGAAGAAATTCTTGAGCCAGAGAACTTCCCCGACTACGAGGAATCTATCGCCAATGCAGCAAAGGCACTAAACATTAAGAAGAGCGAGGAGCTAATCACTATGTCTAAGCAAGTACGAGATCGAGCAAAATCAGTAACAGGTGCAGAGGATCGGGATGCAGATGCTGCAGTCGTGACCACTGCTGAAGATAATGGCCGACCAGTGAATGACACTGCCGATCGTGCTGCTGAAGCAGGTGTACCTGTGGCTGGCACAGAAGTCGAGCAAGAAGTAGTCGGTGATGATGGCAAGCCAACTGGCGAGAAAGAGACTGTGGTCCAGCCTCTTGTCAATGCTGAAGGCGAAGAGCTTGTCGAAGTCGATGAAGAAGGCAATGAAGTAGTAGCTGATGCTGATGATTCCGAAGAGGAAGATCCAGCGGATGATCCTGAAGATGCAGAGGAAGAAGAGCCAGAGACTCCTGCTGCCGATGACAAGTCTGGCAAAGATGGCAAGGGCAAGCAGAAGAAATTCGCTCCCAAAGCCACAATTCAAAAGTCCACTGAACAGAGTGATCTTGCAAAGATGGTAGCTTCTGCAGTAGCGGATGGGATTGCGAAAGCAGTCGAACCGCTAAAAGAGGAGATCGCCAGTCTGAGGAAGCAGCCTGCTGCATCCAAAGTCCGCAAGACCTATACAGTGAAGAAGGGGGAAGATGTGGAGAATCCAAACGATCCAGATCCTAACTCGGAAGAAGGCAAGAATCAGAAGCACATGGATGGGCTGCTCAAGCGAGCTGATGAACTAGCTGCAGATCCTGCAGTCGGTACTCATGATGAGCGACTCAAGGTCGCATTCGAGCTCCGAAAGTATTCTCGACTTCTTGATCCTGAGAGTCGTGCCAAGCATGCCTCGGTCCGAGCCAGCTTCAGGCAATAA